A stretch of the Musa acuminata AAA Group cultivar baxijiao chromosome BXJ2-7, Cavendish_Baxijiao_AAA, whole genome shotgun sequence genome encodes the following:
- the LOC135616604 gene encoding uncharacterized protein LOC135616604 isoform X3 translates to MAAEKGFEDFGDVFGEATPEWDSATATTAVVPLLPSLFYAYAPDPSRVEVLATDFHSFTFARVLTVHDLEDLRDDIGIGGSWSEFVDFLKSSLSSGDVKLILGGLQNVGSGNVHATLIALKSKGLPRISLSLNIVSNVPASDAMGTLSLALFRAFKKTQSDAVKEHQRSSQLMESLSSEREKNDILQKQLDSLSFLSKRKASKPNLAVKASTASDVLLNNFETSDSGLQQFSGQELEVFSCKIPRIMMTTRMQDSSKSFTCRLVGFQTPGLPNLWPNICPTRALEFIKM, encoded by the exons ATGGCAGCAGAGAAGGGTTTCGAAGACTTCGGCGATGTCTTCGGGGAAGCGACGCCGGAGTGGGATTCTGCGACCGCTACCACCGCTGTCGTGcccctcctcccctccctcttctACGCCTACGCCCCCGACCCGTCCCGCGTCGAAGTCCTCGCCACCGACTTCCACTCCTTCACCTTCGCCCGCGTCCTCACGGTGCATGACCTCGAAGACCTC AGAGATGACATTGGAATTGGTGGCTCATGGTCTGAATTTGTTGACTTCCTCAAATCATCTCTGTCTTCCGGAGATGTTAAGCTTATATTGGGTGGTTTGCAAAATGTAGGCTCTG GGAACGTCCATGCAACCTTAATTGCTCTCAAGTCAAAGGGATTGCCTCGCATATCTCTGTCTCTCAACATAGTCTCAAATGTGCCAGCTAGTGATGCAATGGGAACACTGTCTCTAGCACTTTTCAGGGCATTTAAGAAAACACAAAGTGATGCTGTGAAAG AACATCAACGCTCGTCTCAATTAATGGAATCCTTATCGTCTGAAAGG GAAAAGAATGATATTCTCCAAAAACAGCTTGATTCTCTTTCATTTCTAAGTAAACGGAAGGCATCTAAGCCAAATTTGGCGGTGAAGGCATCCACTGCTTCTGATGTTCTTCTCAACAACTTTGAAACATCTGATTCAGGACTGCAACAATTTTCAG GCCAAGAGTTAGAGGTGTTCTCTTGCAAGATACCAAGGATAATGATGACAACTAGGATGCAGGATTCCTCAAAAAGTTTCACTTGCAGACTTGTTGGTTTTCAAACTCCTGG GCTCCCGAATCTCTGGCCCAATATATGCCCCACCCGAGCTTTGGAATTCATAAAAATGTGA
- the LOC135616606 gene encoding auxin-responsive protein IAA25-like: MKATVLEPPPKDGRREVHEDRANKTASGYLNNLELRLGMSLVNGQEVGDGKRGSCAGGTIPRYITTQDGIMQHQKNRHSLGGAKRCFSDTTGGFVDPWSLAARQETAALEQAHQKLGPFAISRSTHPPQVVGWPPVCSFRKNLGNQNQSNSTMSSEANPEKIKVAKDEKVNNELQERPTMFVKVNMEGCTVGRKIDLKLHNGYDSLSRALQKMFHNLFSANYLNNPKQDEKEEVLSPSYILLYEDSEGDRMLVGDVPWELFIHSVKRLYITLDPRAHKCG, translated from the exons ATGAAGGCCACAGTACTTGAACCACCTCCTAAAGATGGGAGAAGAGAAGTTCATGAAGACAGAGCTAATAAAACTGCAAGTGGCTACCTGAACAATTTGGAGCTGAGGCTTGGCATGTCACTAGTGAATGGTCAGGAAGTTGGTGACGGGAAACGTGGCAGTTGTGCAGGTGGAACGATCCCAAGGTATATCACCACCCAAGATGGAATCATGCAACaccagaagaatagacatagtcTTGGAGGAGCCAAGAGGTGTTTCTCTGATACCACAGGTGGTTTTGTCGACCCATGGAGTCTGGCAGCTCGGCAAGAGACAGCAGCTTTAGAGCAAGCTCACCAAAAGCTCGGTCCTTTTGCAATCTCAAG atcCACACATCCTCCACAAGTGGTGGGCTGGCCTCCAGTCTGTTCATTTCGAAAGAACTTGGGGAATCAAAACCAATCAAATTCTACGATGAGCTCAGAGGCAAATCCCGAGAAAATAAAGGTAGCAAAAGATGAGAAAGTGAACAATGAACTGCAAGAGAGACCCACAATGTTTGTAAAGGTGAACATGGAAGGTTGCACAGTGGGCAGGAAGATTGACCTAAAACTCCATAATGGCTATGACTCACTCTCTCGTGCTCTTCAGAAGATGTTCCATAATTTGTTCTCTG CTAATTACTTGAACAATCCAAAGCAAGATGAAAAAGAAGAGGTTCTTTCTCCAAGTTATATTCTTCTTTATGAAGACAGTGAAGGTGACCGGATGCTTGTTGGTGATGTGCCTTGGGA GTTGTTCATCCATTCAGTGAAGAGATTATATATAACACTTGATCCTAGAGCACACAAATGTG GTTGA
- the LOC103990775 gene encoding ras-related protein RABC1, which produces MDSSLSSQPEFDYLFKLLMIGDSGVGKSSLLLRFTLDSFEDLSPTIGVDFKVKMVTLGGKKLKLAIWDTAGQERFRTLTSSYYRGAQGIIMVYDVTRRETFTNLSDVWAREIDLYSTNQDCIKMLVGNKVDKESERAVTKKEGIDFAREYGCLFLECSAKTRVNVEKCFEELVLKILDTPSLCTEGSAGVKKNIFTQKPAQADASASSCC; this is translated from the exons ATGGATTCGTCTTTGTCAAGCCAGCCGGAGTTCGATTACTTGTTCAAGCTGTTGATGATCGGGGATTCCGGCGTTGGGAAGAGCAGCCTCTTGCTGAGATTTACTTTGGATTCTTTCGAGGATCTTTCTCCTACTATAG GTGTGGACTTCAAGGTAAAGATGGTTACATTAGGCGGAAAAAAGCTAAAGCTTGCAATCTGGGACACAG CTGGGCAGGAGAGGTTTAGAACTTTAACAAGCTCATATTATAGAGGAGCACAGGGCATCATCATGG TTTATGATGTGACACGAAGGGAGACATTCACCAATCTTTCTGATGTATGGGCGAGGGAAATTGATCTTTATTCAACCAATCAGGATTGCATTAAGATGCTAGTAGGGAACAAGGTTGACAAG GAAAGCGAGAGAGCTGTAACCAAGAAAGAGGGTATTGACTTTGCTAGGGAATATGGATGCTTGTTTTTAGAATGCAGTGCAAAAACACGGGTCAATGTGGAGAAATGCTTCGAGGAGCTCGTCTTAAAG ATATTGGACACACCAAGTCTGTGTACTGAGGGTTCAGCAGGTGTTAAAAAGAACATTTTTACGCAAAAACCAGCGCAAGCTGATGCTTCTGCCAGCAGCTGCTGTTGA
- the LOC135616604 gene encoding uncharacterized protein LOC135616604 isoform X1: MAAEKGFEDFGDVFGEATPEWDSATATTAVVPLLPSLFYAYAPDPSRVEVLATDFHSFTFARVLTVHDLEDLRDDIGIGGSWSEFVDFLKSSLSSGDVKLILGGLQNVGSGNVHATLIALKSKGLPRISLSLNIVSNVPASDAMGTLSLALFRAFKKTQSDAVKEHQRSSQLMESLSSEREKNDILQKQLDSLSFLSKRKASKPNLAVKASTASDVLLNNFETSDSGLQQFSDVAAIKGPRVTKTSKRGALVSRQELEVFSCKIPRIMMTTRMQDSSKSFTCRLVGFQTPGLPNLWPNICPTRALEFIKM; encoded by the exons ATGGCAGCAGAGAAGGGTTTCGAAGACTTCGGCGATGTCTTCGGGGAAGCGACGCCGGAGTGGGATTCTGCGACCGCTACCACCGCTGTCGTGcccctcctcccctccctcttctACGCCTACGCCCCCGACCCGTCCCGCGTCGAAGTCCTCGCCACCGACTTCCACTCCTTCACCTTCGCCCGCGTCCTCACGGTGCATGACCTCGAAGACCTC AGAGATGACATTGGAATTGGTGGCTCATGGTCTGAATTTGTTGACTTCCTCAAATCATCTCTGTCTTCCGGAGATGTTAAGCTTATATTGGGTGGTTTGCAAAATGTAGGCTCTG GGAACGTCCATGCAACCTTAATTGCTCTCAAGTCAAAGGGATTGCCTCGCATATCTCTGTCTCTCAACATAGTCTCAAATGTGCCAGCTAGTGATGCAATGGGAACACTGTCTCTAGCACTTTTCAGGGCATTTAAGAAAACACAAAGTGATGCTGTGAAAG AACATCAACGCTCGTCTCAATTAATGGAATCCTTATCGTCTGAAAGG GAAAAGAATGATATTCTCCAAAAACAGCTTGATTCTCTTTCATTTCTAAGTAAACGGAAGGCATCTAAGCCAAATTTGGCGGTGAAGGCATCCACTGCTTCTGATGTTCTTCTCAACAACTTTGAAACATCTGATTCAGGACTGCAACAATTTTCAG ATGTCGCAGCTATAAAGGGTCCCCGAGTTACCAAAACTAGTAAGCGAGGTGCCCTGGTCTCTC GCCAAGAGTTAGAGGTGTTCTCTTGCAAGATACCAAGGATAATGATGACAACTAGGATGCAGGATTCCTCAAAAAGTTTCACTTGCAGACTTGTTGGTTTTCAAACTCCTGG GCTCCCGAATCTCTGGCCCAATATATGCCCCACCCGAGCTTTGGAATTCATAAAAATGTGA
- the LOC135616604 gene encoding uncharacterized protein LOC135616604 isoform X2, with amino-acid sequence MAAEKGFEDFGDVFGEATPEWDSATATTAVVPLLPSLFYAYAPDPSRVEVLATDFHSFTFARVLTVHDLEDLRDDIGIGGSWSEFVDFLKSSLSSGDVKLILGGLQNVGSGNVHATLIALKSKGLPRISLSLNIVSNVPASDAMGTLSLALFRAFKKTQSDAVKEHQRSSQLMESLSSEREKNDILQKQLDSLSFLSKRKASKPNLAVKASTASDVLLNNFETSDSGLQQFSAIKGPRVTKTSKRGALVSRQELEVFSCKIPRIMMTTRMQDSSKSFTCRLVGFQTPGLPNLWPNICPTRALEFIKM; translated from the exons ATGGCAGCAGAGAAGGGTTTCGAAGACTTCGGCGATGTCTTCGGGGAAGCGACGCCGGAGTGGGATTCTGCGACCGCTACCACCGCTGTCGTGcccctcctcccctccctcttctACGCCTACGCCCCCGACCCGTCCCGCGTCGAAGTCCTCGCCACCGACTTCCACTCCTTCACCTTCGCCCGCGTCCTCACGGTGCATGACCTCGAAGACCTC AGAGATGACATTGGAATTGGTGGCTCATGGTCTGAATTTGTTGACTTCCTCAAATCATCTCTGTCTTCCGGAGATGTTAAGCTTATATTGGGTGGTTTGCAAAATGTAGGCTCTG GGAACGTCCATGCAACCTTAATTGCTCTCAAGTCAAAGGGATTGCCTCGCATATCTCTGTCTCTCAACATAGTCTCAAATGTGCCAGCTAGTGATGCAATGGGAACACTGTCTCTAGCACTTTTCAGGGCATTTAAGAAAACACAAAGTGATGCTGTGAAAG AACATCAACGCTCGTCTCAATTAATGGAATCCTTATCGTCTGAAAGG GAAAAGAATGATATTCTCCAAAAACAGCTTGATTCTCTTTCATTTCTAAGTAAACGGAAGGCATCTAAGCCAAATTTGGCGGTGAAGGCATCCACTGCTTCTGATGTTCTTCTCAACAACTTTGAAACATCTGATTCAGGACTGCAACAATTTTCAG CTATAAAGGGTCCCCGAGTTACCAAAACTAGTAAGCGAGGTGCCCTGGTCTCTC GCCAAGAGTTAGAGGTGTTCTCTTGCAAGATACCAAGGATAATGATGACAACTAGGATGCAGGATTCCTCAAAAAGTTTCACTTGCAGACTTGTTGGTTTTCAAACTCCTGG GCTCCCGAATCTCTGGCCCAATATATGCCCCACCCGAGCTTTGGAATTCATAAAAATGTGA